One Leucoraja erinacea ecotype New England chromosome 5, Leri_hhj_1, whole genome shotgun sequence DNA segment encodes these proteins:
- the uts1 gene encoding urotensin 1 — MTSTPLVFIATCCLLVTHISLATCRAADLSIVHRLGSNASTDTDEENDQFLSYILREKLLQLLEQNPNNMQIQSPVSLDQILNEILDKDANRLLQQLITSTETLASTQEAGHDMVPAFAERSKRSAEPVNSLDLTFHLLREMIKMANNDKQRMQAEKNRKIMDTIGK, encoded by the coding sequence ATGACATCAACACCTTTGGTTTTCATTGCAACCTGTTGTCTTCTGGTCACCCACATCTCTCTTGCTACGTGTCGTGCTGCAGACCTGAGTATTGTTCACAGATTGGGTTCCAATGCCAGCACAGATACTGACGAAGAAAATGATCAATTTCTTTCCTACATCCTGAGGgagaagttactccagcttttggaacAGAATCCAAACAACATGCAGATTCAATCTCCAGTATCCTTGGATCAGATTCTGAATGAAATCCTTGATAAAGATGCCAATCGCCTCCTGCAGCAACTTATCACAAGCACAGAAACACTTGCGTCTACTCAAGAAGCAGGTCATGACATGGTGCCAGCTTTTGCTGAACGCTCAAAGAGATCTGCTGAACCGGTCAATTCCTTGGATCTCACGTTTCACCTCTTGAGGGAAATGATTAAGATGGCTAATAATGACAAGCAACGGATGCAAGCAGAGAAAAATCGCAAAATTATGGACACTATTGGCAAATGA